A genomic segment from Lutibacter sp. A80 encodes:
- a CDS encoding SusC/RagA family TonB-linked outer membrane protein, translating into MIQKVLKLFLVFCLLANASIQAQTVTGTITDATDGVPLPGVNVIIKGTSTGVSSDFDGNYSIDVNSDTAILQFSFLGYADQEITVNGKRTINVALVQSAETLDEVVVTALGISREKKSLGYSVSEVDGSSVSLAKESNVVNSLSGKVAGVVITQSASGPGGGTRVVIRGNNSITGNNQPLYVVDGVPIDNSGIGSANGSGSGEYSKSDLGTGISDLNSDDIESMSVLKGPNAAALYGSRASNGVILITTKKGSKDKGLGISLSSNISFQNPLFLPEYQNEYGAGKDGAFATDLTELKSNGSWGPKFDGSDQLYYNGETRPYVAQPDNVKDFFDTGSSIVNTLAISNSNENSSLRFSYSNTSMDAIVPNSTVDRNNFNLRGFSKITDKFTLDAKVTYFLQDAKNRISQGTEGIMAYVYGINRNIDINDLKTYQNLDEGYGVLSATNSGGNPYWILYEDKNEDKRKRFSGFAKAQYDFSDTFKAFVRVGTDVVSHDTEGYHAVGHHFYPQGTISYGSNERSETNYDFLLMYNDDLNDDFNLALNIGGNALHSTVRSSNISGSDFKIPGKYFIGNTDALKLSVNQSDLIEKKVNSIYGSGSLAYRGMVYLDLTGRNDWSSALSSENRSYFYKSASLSMLLDRMFDFGESSKINMAKLRLSYANVGNDTAPQQIVNLYGVASSGYLGNITVNTPNIKYSESLKPEDVTSSEIGFEIKALDNRLFADFTYYSISSKDLIFDVPVDPATGFSYFRENVGEVSNKGFEFMIGGTPIMNDNFRWDVSLNLAKNENELVSLIDGQDYFQFSSTNSGVVDVRAQVGEGFGDIYGKTWKTTEDGQLLLTATGRPQASEERVKLGNYQPDMTGGFSNTFNYKDFSLNFLIDFRIGGEVYSGTDAALDANGVSKKTLQYREGGITVDGVWDNDGVLTQNTTNISAQDYWGAVSGIASEYIIEQTNARLREVSLSYHFPNAMLEKTFIKNASLSLTGRNLFFLYKKSDNFDPEASYSTSNFAQGVLFYNLPTTSSLGLSLNVKF; encoded by the coding sequence ATGATACAAAAAGTACTAAAACTGTTTTTAGTTTTTTGTTTATTAGCCAATGCTAGTATTCAAGCCCAAACAGTAACAGGAACTATTACTGATGCTACGGACGGTGTTCCGTTACCAGGTGTTAATGTAATTATTAAAGGTACGTCTACGGGTGTTTCATCAGATTTTGATGGTAATTACAGTATTGATGTAAATAGTGATACAGCGATATTACAATTTTCATTTTTAGGTTATGCAGACCAAGAAATTACTGTAAATGGAAAAAGGACAATAAATGTTGCCTTAGTTCAAAGTGCAGAGACTCTTGACGAAGTTGTTGTAACTGCATTAGGTATTTCAAGAGAAAAAAAATCATTAGGTTATTCTGTTTCTGAAGTTGATGGATCTTCAGTTTCGTTAGCAAAAGAATCTAATGTTGTTAATTCACTTTCAGGAAAAGTAGCAGGGGTTGTAATTACTCAATCTGCTTCTGGGCCAGGAGGAGGAACAAGGGTTGTAATTAGAGGTAATAACTCAATTACAGGTAATAACCAACCATTATATGTGGTGGATGGTGTGCCAATTGACAATTCAGGTATTGGTTCTGCAAATGGATCTGGTTCAGGAGAGTATAGTAAGTCAGATTTAGGTACTGGTATTTCAGATTTAAACTCAGATGATATTGAGTCTATGTCTGTATTAAAAGGACCTAATGCAGCAGCACTTTACGGGTCAAGAGCAAGTAATGGTGTAATTTTAATTACAACCAAAAAAGGAAGTAAAGATAAAGGATTAGGTATTTCATTATCTTCAAATATTTCTTTCCAAAATCCATTGTTTTTACCAGAATATCAAAATGAATATGGAGCTGGTAAAGATGGTGCTTTTGCTACTGATTTAACCGAATTAAAAAGTAATGGTTCTTGGGGACCAAAATTTGATGGATCTGATCAGTTATATTACAATGGAGAAACTAGACCTTATGTGGCACAGCCAGATAATGTAAAAGATTTTTTCGATACAGGATCTAGTATTGTTAATACTTTAGCAATTAGTAATAGTAACGAGAATTCTTCATTGCGTTTTTCTTATTCTAATACTTCAATGGATGCGATTGTTCCAAACTCTACTGTTGATAGAAATAACTTTAATTTAAGAGGTTTTAGTAAAATTACCGACAAATTTACGTTAGATGCTAAAGTAACATACTTTTTACAAGATGCTAAAAATCGTATTTCTCAAGGTACTGAAGGTATTATGGCTTATGTATACGGTATAAATAGAAATATTGATATAAACGATTTAAAAACATATCAAAACCTTGATGAAGGTTATGGAGTGCTTTCAGCTACAAATAGTGGAGGTAACCCTTATTGGATTCTTTATGAAGATAAAAACGAGGATAAAAGAAAACGTTTTTCAGGTTTTGCTAAAGCTCAGTATGATTTTTCAGATACCTTTAAGGCATTTGTTAGAGTAGGTACAGATGTAGTTTCACATGATACTGAAGGGTACCATGCTGTTGGACATCATTTTTACCCACAAGGAACCATAAGTTATGGCTCTAACGAACGTTCTGAAACAAATTATGATTTTTTATTAATGTATAATGATGATCTTAATGACGATTTCAACTTAGCTTTAAATATAGGTGGAAATGCATTACATTCTACTGTTAGATCTTCTAATATTTCAGGATCTGATTTTAAAATTCCTGGAAAATACTTTATAGGAAATACAGATGCATTAAAATTAAGCGTTAATCAATCAGATTTAATTGAAAAGAAAGTAAATTCTATTTACGGTTCTGGTTCTTTAGCTTATAGAGGAATGGTATATTTAGATTTAACAGGTAGAAATGACTGGTCTTCAGCGCTTTCTAGTGAAAATAGATCTTATTTCTATAAATCTGCTAGTTTAAGTATGTTATTAGATAGAATGTTTGATTTTGGAGAGTCTTCAAAAATTAATATGGCAAAATTACGTTTAAGTTATGCCAATGTAGGTAACGATACCGCCCCTCAGCAAATTGTAAACTTATATGGTGTTGCTTCAAGTGGTTATTTAGGTAATATTACTGTTAACACTCCAAATATTAAATATAGTGAAAGCTTAAAACCTGAAGATGTAACTTCATCTGAAATTGGTTTTGAAATAAAAGCTTTAGACAATAGATTATTTGCAGATTTTACATATTACTCAATATCATCTAAAGATTTAATTTTTGATGTACCAGTAGATCCTGCAACTGGATTTTCATATTTTAGAGAAAACGTAGGTGAAGTATCAAATAAAGGTTTTGAATTTATGATAGGAGGTACTCCAATAATGAATGATAATTTTAGATGGGATGTTTCTTTAAACTTAGCTAAAAATGAAAACGAACTTGTAAGTTTAATTGACGGTCAAGATTATTTTCAATTTAGTTCTACTAATAGTGGAGTAGTTGATGTAAGAGCTCAAGTAGGTGAAGGATTTGGAGATATTTACGGAAAAACTTGGAAAACTACAGAAGATGGACAACTGTTATTAACAGCAACTGGTCGTCCACAAGCTAGTGAAGAGAGAGTAAAATTAGGAAATTATCAACCAGATATGACTGGTGGATTTAGTAACACGTTTAATTATAAAGACTTTTCATTAAACTTTTTAATTGACTTTAGAATTGGAGGAGAAGTGTATTCAGGTACAGATGCTGCTTTAGATGCTAACGGTGTTTCTAAAAAAACATTACAATACAGAGAAGGAGGAATTACTGTTGACGGTGTTTGGGACAATGATGGAGTTCTAACACAAAACACTACAAATATTAGTGCTCAAGATTATTGGGGTGCTGTAAGTGGTATTGCTTCAGAATATATAATTGAACAAACAAATGCACGTTTAAGAGAGGTAAGTTTATCATACCACTTCCCAAACGCTATGTTAGAAAAAACATTTATTAAAAATGCTTCTTTAAGTTTAACAGGAAGAAACTTATTCTTTTTATATAAGAAAAGTGATAATTTTGACCCAGAAGCAAGTTATTCAACTAGTAATTTTGCACAAGGAGTATTGTTCTACAACTTGCCAACAACAAGTAGTTTAGGTTTAAGTTTAAACGTTAAATTTTAA
- a CDS encoding endonuclease/exonuclease/phosphatase family protein — protein MKKITFLLILIAFVSCDKSQEKLSIMTYNIRYGNANDGKNHWHKRKEFLSDQINYYHPDIFGIQEGLQHQVHFLDSVLVDYNYIGVGRDDGKTKGEYSAIFYNSKSFTAIENNTFWLSETPSEISVGWDAAMERICTYGLFENVTTKQQFYVFNTHFDHIGTQARIKSAELIIEKITEFNLKNLPVMLMGDLNLTPEAKPIQLLSKVLNDSKSISKTKPFGPIGTFNGFKFNKPVTDRIDYIFTSRKNITVEKYAVLSDSKNCKYPSDHLPVFVEVSIN, from the coding sequence ATGAAAAAAATTACTTTTTTACTAATATTAATAGCTTTTGTTTCTTGTGATAAATCGCAAGAAAAACTAAGTATAATGACTTATAACATTCGGTATGGTAATGCTAATGATGGTAAAAACCATTGGCATAAGCGAAAAGAATTTTTAAGTGATCAAATTAATTATTACCACCCAGATATTTTTGGAATTCAAGAAGGGCTTCAACATCAAGTACATTTTTTAGATAGTGTTTTGGTTGATTATAATTATATTGGAGTAGGTAGAGATGATGGAAAAACAAAAGGAGAATATAGTGCTATATTTTACAATTCTAAAAGTTTTACAGCGATTGAAAATAATACATTTTGGTTAAGTGAAACCCCATCAGAAATTTCTGTAGGTTGGGATGCCGCTATGGAACGTATTTGTACTTATGGATTATTCGAAAATGTTACCACAAAACAGCAATTTTATGTTTTTAATACACACTTTGATCATATTGGTACACAAGCAAGAATTAAAAGTGCTGAATTAATAATAGAGAAAATAACTGAATTTAATCTGAAAAATTTGCCTGTAATGTTAATGGGTGATCTTAATTTAACACCAGAAGCTAAACCAATTCAATTGCTTTCAAAAGTACTTAACGATTCAAAAAGTATAAGTAAAACAAAACCATTTGGTCCAATAGGTACTTTTAATGGTTTTAAATTTAACAAGCCAGTAACAGATAGAATTGATTATATTTTTACAAGTAGAAAAAATATTACTGTGGAGAAGTATGCTGTTTTAAGCGATTCTAAAAATTGTAAATACCCTTCAGACCACTTACCCGTTTTTGTTGAAGTTTCTATAAATTAG
- a CDS encoding glycoside hydrolase family 97 protein gives MRNFIIIGLNLLLLLSCNNEEIIEIASPDTKIEVKVRVKDGSVNYEVSFKDSIIMKPSNLGYLLKKSKPMNGNFLVSDFKISNSNTKWTQVWGENIEIIDNFNKLEVSLREKVEPFRKMNVVFKVFNDGVGFRYELPEQANLKEVLISEELTEFNFSKNYKGWYTPANFDSYEQLFQNAALNSIKTANTPITLEGNNNVFISIHEANLTDYAGMTLVKNKEKDFSFKTNLVPWPDGVKVKTNTPMVSPWRTIQIADSAEKLIVSNLILNLNEPNKIEDTSWIQPMKYIGVWWGMHLGTHTWTLGERHGATTATTKKYIDFAANHNISGVLVEGWNTGWENWGKKGAFDFVTPYPDFNLNEIAYYANLKNVQFIGHVETGGDAAYFEDNLDKVLRLYHNIGVKAVKTGYAGAIKTKGQFHHGQYMVNHYRKVVEKASKYQIMINAHEPIKPTGIRRTYPNMMTREGARGMEWNAWSAGNPPEHYTIIPFTRGLAGPFDYTPGTFDILFKNSKNRIKWNDLDDGTSRVNTTLAKQLSLFVILYSPMQMASDLIENYENEPAFKFIEDFGVDWEVSKVLNGKIGDYITIVRKDKNSDNWFLGSCTDKNKRTLEIKLSFLDANKKYIAEIYADGMDADWKTNPQAIEIYSEEVDANSILNLKLAAGGGQAIKFTPIN, from the coding sequence ATGAGAAATTTTATAATTATAGGATTAAATTTATTGTTGTTATTAAGTTGTAACAATGAAGAAATAATAGAAATAGCTTCACCAGATACTAAAATTGAAGTTAAAGTTCGTGTAAAAGATGGAAGTGTAAATTATGAAGTAAGTTTTAAAGATTCTATAATTATGAAACCATCAAATTTGGGTTATTTATTAAAAAAATCAAAACCGATGAATGGTAATTTTTTGGTAAGTGATTTTAAAATATCAAATTCAAATACTAAGTGGACACAAGTTTGGGGAGAGAATATAGAAATTATTGATAATTTTAATAAATTAGAAGTTTCTCTTCGAGAAAAAGTAGAACCTTTTAGAAAAATGAACGTTGTCTTTAAAGTTTTTAATGATGGTGTAGGGTTTAGATATGAACTTCCAGAGCAAGCAAATTTAAAAGAGGTTTTAATTTCTGAAGAATTAACAGAATTTAATTTTTCTAAAAATTATAAAGGTTGGTATACGCCAGCAAATTTTGATTCTTACGAGCAATTATTTCAAAATGCAGCCTTAAATTCAATTAAAACAGCAAATACACCCATAACATTAGAAGGTAATAATAACGTTTTTATTAGTATTCATGAAGCTAATTTAACAGATTATGCTGGTATGACCTTAGTTAAAAATAAAGAGAAAGACTTTTCATTTAAAACTAATTTAGTGCCTTGGCCAGATGGTGTAAAGGTTAAAACTAACACGCCAATGGTTTCGCCTTGGCGAACTATTCAAATAGCAGATAGTGCAGAAAAATTAATAGTATCAAATTTAATTTTAAATTTAAACGAACCTAATAAAATAGAAGATACATCTTGGATTCAACCCATGAAATATATAGGTGTTTGGTGGGGGATGCATTTAGGGACACACACTTGGACATTAGGAGAAAGACATGGAGCAACTACTGCTACCACAAAAAAATATATAGATTTTGCTGCCAATCATAATATTTCAGGTGTACTAGTTGAAGGTTGGAATACCGGTTGGGAAAATTGGGGTAAAAAAGGTGCATTCGATTTTGTAACACCCTACCCAGATTTCAATTTAAATGAAATTGCATATTATGCAAACTTAAAAAATGTTCAGTTTATTGGTCATGTAGAAACAGGAGGAGATGCGGCTTATTTTGAAGATAATTTAGATAAAGTTTTAAGGTTGTATCATAATATAGGTGTAAAAGCCGTAAAAACAGGATATGCTGGTGCAATAAAAACCAAAGGACAATTTCATCACGGGCAATATATGGTAAATCATTATAGAAAAGTTGTAGAAAAAGCCTCGAAGTATCAAATTATGATTAATGCTCATGAACCGATAAAACCAACTGGAATTAGAAGAACTTATCCAAATATGATGACAAGAGAAGGTGCTCGAGGAATGGAATGGAATGCTTGGAGTGCAGGAAACCCACCTGAGCATTATACAATAATTCCTTTTACAAGAGGTTTGGCAGGACCATTCGATTATACTCCAGGTACATTTGATATTTTATTTAAGAATTCAAAAAATAGAATAAAATGGAATGATTTAGATGATGGTACATCTAGAGTAAATACAACATTAGCTAAACAATTAAGCTTGTTTGTTATTTTGTATAGTCCAATGCAAATGGCATCAGATTTAATTGAAAATTATGAAAATGAACCAGCTTTTAAATTTATAGAAGATTTTGGAGTAGATTGGGAAGTTTCAAAAGTACTAAATGGTAAAATTGGAGATTATATAACCATTGTTAGGAAAGATAAAAATAGTGATAATTGGTTTTTAGGGAGTTGTACCGATAAGAATAAAAGAACCTTAGAAATAAAATTATCTTTTCTAGATGCTAATAAAAAATATATTGCTGAAATTTATGCAGATGGAATGGATGCCGATTGGAAAACGAACCCACAAGCTATTGAAATTTATTCAGAAGAAGTTGATGCTAACTCCATTTTAAATTTAAAATTAGCTGCTGGTGGAGGACAAGCCATAAAATTTACACCTATTAATTAA
- a CDS encoding glycoside hydrolase family 3 N-terminal domain-containing protein gives MKNLYLLLFLVFGLYNTSNAQSLYPYQNAKLPIEDRVQDLLSKMSLEEKVRQMDMYKGAYFKEGEEFSESKTINTIGNLGVGAIHDIYPNSAEMINKLQKNVIESNRWGIPALIVCEMLHGYFGEGATAFPMNIGMGASWDTDLMKKVGTVIGTEARAHGVHFGLGPVLGVGREPRWGRVAETFSEDTYLAGEIGLAMITGMQGDSLSSDSSIIAEPKHFAVHSYPQAGGNSSPVIVGERTAREDFLPVFEKAYVKGGALGAMCAYSELDGIPCAANEWLLTDVLRKEWGFKGIVVSDLGAIKYIQTTHYAADSPKESIKQAVTAGVDMQFYDFSNEFWQKTIIELVNEGELTESQINRAAGGVLRLKFLLGLFENPYTKTNLIKERFHSKEHQEIALEVGRKSVVLLKNKEETLPLSKKLTKIAVIGPNANASRLGGYSVRNKVATTVLEGIKKVVSPTAKVFYEEGVPLIVKGQVIPSANLLTPDESQNGLKGEYFNNRKLEGKPALTRIDKQLDFDWPWSPADGVNDDEISIRWTGFIKGDKSFEGWLGLSSDDGIRMWLDNELVIDNWSKGSTNIVTTPVNIEAGRKYKVRIEMWEGGWGARAHLRWNLEKVDFQPAINIAKNADVAIVVLGESKELVEENRDVATLDLHGKQEALIKAIQKTGTPVVCVLLNGRPLSINWIDENIPAIVEAWFPGEAGGKAVADVLFGNYNPAGRLPITFPKSVGQLPIYYNQKPSAIHRYVSESENPLYAFGYGLSYTEFKYSDFSLSSKKINIDGEIKVSVNVKNIGNYDGDEVVQLYINDIYSSVTTPKKTLKGFKRIHLKKGETKKIEFVLTSEELSIWNRKMEKIVEPGEFEVMIGGNSQDLQKLMFEVVE, from the coding sequence ATGAAAAATTTATACCTGCTTTTATTTTTGGTGTTTGGACTTTATAATACTTCAAATGCGCAGAGTCTATACCCTTATCAAAACGCTAAATTACCTATTGAAGATAGAGTACAAGACTTATTGTCTAAAATGAGTTTAGAGGAAAAAGTCCGTCAAATGGATATGTATAAAGGCGCGTATTTTAAAGAAGGTGAAGAGTTTTCTGAATCTAAAACAATAAATACAATAGGAAATCTGGGAGTTGGAGCTATTCACGATATTTATCCAAATTCGGCAGAAATGATAAATAAACTTCAAAAAAATGTAATTGAAAGTAATAGATGGGGTATTCCAGCACTTATAGTGTGTGAAATGTTGCATGGATATTTTGGAGAAGGAGCTACAGCTTTTCCAATGAATATTGGTATGGGAGCTTCGTGGGATACAGATTTAATGAAAAAAGTAGGAACTGTAATTGGAACTGAAGCGCGTGCACATGGAGTTCATTTTGGGTTAGGTCCTGTACTTGGTGTAGGTAGAGAACCTCGCTGGGGAAGAGTTGCAGAAACATTTAGTGAAGATACCTATTTAGCCGGTGAAATTGGATTAGCAATGATTACTGGAATGCAGGGAGATTCACTTTCTTCAGATAGCTCTATTATAGCAGAACCAAAACATTTTGCAGTACATAGTTATCCGCAAGCTGGAGGTAATTCTTCACCAGTAATTGTAGGAGAACGAACAGCACGAGAAGATTTTTTACCTGTTTTTGAAAAAGCATATGTTAAAGGTGGGGCTTTAGGGGCTATGTGTGCCTATTCTGAATTAGATGGAATTCCTTGTGCTGCAAATGAGTGGTTATTAACAGATGTTTTAAGAAAAGAATGGGGATTTAAAGGAATTGTAGTTTCAGATTTAGGAGCTATAAAATATATTCAAACTACACATTACGCTGCAGACTCTCCTAAAGAAAGTATTAAGCAAGCAGTAACTGCTGGAGTAGATATGCAGTTTTATGATTTTTCAAATGAATTTTGGCAAAAAACTATTATAGAGCTTGTTAATGAAGGGGAATTGACAGAAAGTCAAATAAATAGAGCAGCTGGAGGTGTTTTACGACTTAAATTTTTGTTAGGTTTATTCGAAAATCCATACACAAAAACAAATTTAATTAAAGAGCGTTTTCATTCAAAGGAACATCAAGAAATCGCTTTAGAGGTAGGACGTAAATCTGTTGTTTTATTGAAAAATAAAGAAGAAACGTTACCGCTAAGTAAAAAATTAACTAAAATAGCTGTAATTGGTCCTAATGCAAATGCTTCTAGATTAGGAGGTTATTCGGTAAGAAATAAAGTTGCAACTACAGTTTTAGAAGGTATAAAAAAAGTTGTAAGTCCTACTGCAAAAGTTTTTTATGAAGAAGGAGTTCCACTAATAGTTAAAGGACAAGTAATTCCTTCTGCTAATTTACTTACTCCAGATGAATCTCAAAATGGATTGAAAGGAGAGTATTTTAATAATAGAAAACTAGAAGGAAAACCAGCGCTAACAAGAATAGACAAACAATTAGATTTCGATTGGCCTTGGTCACCTGCAGATGGTGTAAATGATGATGAAATTTCTATTAGATGGACTGGATTTATTAAGGGAGATAAATCTTTTGAGGGTTGGTTGGGTTTAAGTTCAGATGATGGTATTAGAATGTGGTTAGATAACGAGTTAGTTATTGATAATTGGAGTAAAGGAAGTACTAATATTGTTACAACTCCAGTAAATATAGAAGCCGGAAGAAAATATAAAGTCCGCATAGAAATGTGGGAAGGTGGCTGGGGAGCTAGAGCCCATTTGCGTTGGAATTTAGAAAAAGTAGATTTTCAGCCAGCTATTAATATTGCTAAAAATGCAGATGTAGCAATTGTAGTATTAGGGGAGTCTAAAGAGTTGGTTGAAGAAAATAGAGATGTGGCTACTTTAGATTTACATGGAAAGCAAGAAGCGTTAATAAAAGCAATTCAGAAAACAGGCACACCGGTAGTTTGTGTGTTGTTAAACGGGCGTCCACTTTCTATAAATTGGATAGATGAAAATATTCCAGCAATTGTTGAGGCTTGGTTTCCAGGTGAAGCAGGAGGAAAAGCTGTGGCAGATGTGTTGTTTGGTAATTATAATCCAGCAGGAAGATTGCCTATTACTTTCCCTAAATCTGTTGGGCAATTGCCAATTTATTACAATCAAAAACCTTCAGCAATACATAGATATGTTAGTGAAAGTGAAAACCCACTATACGCTTTTGGATATGGATTAAGTTATACTGAATTTAAATATTCAGACTTTAGCTTAAGTTCAAAAAAAATTAATATTGATGGAGAAATTAAAGTGAGCGTAAATGTTAAAAATATAGGAAATTATGATGGAGATGAAGTTGTTCAATTATATATTAATGATATTTATAGCAGTGTAACAACTCCTAAAAAAACTTTAAAAGGGTTTAAAAGAATACATCTTAAAAAGGGCGAAACAAAGAAAATTGAATTTGTATTAACTTCAGAAGAGCTTTCCATTTGGAATCGGAAAATGGAGAAAATAGTAGAGCCAGGAGAATTTGAAGTTATGATTGGTGGAAATTCTCAAGATTTACAAAAACTAATGTTTGAGGTAGTAGAATAA
- a CDS encoding PNGase F N-terminal domain-containing protein, giving the protein MKLNTLFITLLFTAIFSVNAQEEITYTVFKKEPINFNGTPGKDIEVERLQSGRIIYKKVSVPKFKKGTDVSIKLTVRSNGDRWDKSGSCFVVNNLDELSIIDISKGNKEFPIASTIDTKFKGVKATDTYKPVVELLRFMTPFGVGYYSDNTVKYRRPVYIPSWEKQVVWEQDISQLKSLVTNTFYVGVWIDSWTAEGYEVDLELSYSNRSRKTQKVIALVNTVPYVNGQSLPDFFARTVLEQTFELPKKAKNVKLYYTTTGHGGHSGGDEFIKIKNSVFIDNKLVLDTVPWRDDCASFRRFNPTSGVWIKKDSASYIDSKTRSYQIKEIEERIASSDLSRSNWCPGSSVKPFKIDLSYLNPGKHTVKISIPATAAEGDKLNHWLVSAYVTYEE; this is encoded by the coding sequence ATGAAATTAAATACACTTTTTATAACATTGTTGTTTACTGCAATTTTTTCAGTAAATGCTCAAGAAGAAATTACTTACACCGTATTTAAAAAAGAGCCAATAAATTTTAATGGTACTCCAGGAAAAGATATTGAAGTTGAACGGTTACAATCTGGAAGAATAATTTATAAAAAAGTATCGGTTCCAAAGTTTAAAAAAGGGACAGATGTTAGCATTAAATTAACGGTACGTTCAAATGGAGATCGTTGGGATAAGTCTGGTTCTTGTTTTGTGGTAAATAATTTAGATGAATTATCTATTATAGATATTTCAAAAGGGAATAAAGAATTTCCAATAGCTTCTACAATAGATACTAAATTTAAAGGTGTAAAAGCAACTGATACCTACAAGCCAGTTGTAGAGTTATTGCGTTTTATGACTCCTTTTGGTGTTGGATATTATAGCGATAATACTGTAAAATATAGAAGACCTGTTTACATTCCTTCTTGGGAAAAACAAGTAGTTTGGGAACAAGATATTTCACAATTAAAAAGTTTGGTAACAAATACTTTTTATGTTGGTGTTTGGATTGATAGTTGGACTGCAGAAGGGTATGAAGTAGACTTAGAATTAAGCTATTCTAATCGTTCTAGAAAAACTCAAAAAGTAATAGCTTTGGTAAATACTGTTCCGTATGTAAACGGGCAATCATTACCAGATTTTTTTGCAAGAACAGTTTTAGAGCAAACTTTTGAATTGCCTAAAAAAGCCAAAAATGTTAAATTGTATTACACCACTACCGGCCATGGTGGACATAGTGGAGGTGATGAGTTTATAAAAATTAAAAACAGTGTTTTTATAGATAATAAACTAGTTTTAGACACCGTTCCTTGGCGAGATGATTGCGCTTCTTTTAGAAGGTTTAATCCAACTTCTGGTGTTTGGATAAAAAAAGATTCCGCTTCCTATATAGATTCTAAAACAAGATCGTATCAAATAAAAGAAATTGAAGAACGTATTGCATCATCAGATTTGTCAAGATCTAATTGGTGTCCTGGTTCATCAGTAAAACCTTTTAAAATTGATTTAAGTTATCTAAACCCAGGAAAACATACTGTTAAAATTTCTATTCCAGCAACAGCAGCTGAAGGAGATAAATTAAATCATTGGCTGGTTTCAGCTTATGTTACCTATGAAGAATAG